The Nitriliruptor alkaliphilus DSM 45188 genome includes a region encoding these proteins:
- a CDS encoding HAD family hydrolase gives MTDGVTAPPATVSLPEGIEPGGRFGDWRPPSPAFVVCDVDGTLVGPSADASDEVVAAVDRAQSAGLRVGFATGRMRGAVDALQAQLHARGPHVLHNGAEVRADGRTVAAWTLEPAQIDALLAIAAGRDDLYVEIYPEDGFLASRWDERARPHWGILGREPSGVIRSSADLDGAPVLKATFAVFDRDAVPTLLEAISDAGLLAGAAGSPRTPELLYVNATHPEADKGRALVRAAAHLGVAMSDVVAIGDEANDLSMLAVAGTAIAMGQAADEIRDAAHLVVPAVDAHGVAVALDACLAWR, from the coding sequence ATGACCGACGGTGTCACGGCGCCACCGGCGACGGTGAGCCTCCCCGAGGGCATCGAGCCGGGCGGGCGCTTCGGTGACTGGCGGCCCCCGTCACCGGCCTTCGTGGTGTGCGACGTGGACGGCACGCTCGTCGGTCCGAGCGCCGACGCCAGCGACGAGGTCGTCGCCGCCGTCGACCGGGCCCAGTCGGCCGGGTTGCGGGTCGGTTTCGCGACGGGCCGGATGCGCGGGGCCGTCGACGCGCTCCAGGCGCAGCTCCACGCGCGCGGCCCCCACGTGCTGCACAACGGCGCGGAGGTCCGGGCCGACGGGCGGACCGTCGCGGCCTGGACCCTCGAACCGGCGCAGATCGACGCGCTGTTGGCGATCGCGGCGGGTCGTGACGACCTGTACGTCGAGATCTACCCCGAGGACGGCTTCCTGGCCTCACGCTGGGACGAACGCGCACGCCCGCACTGGGGCATCCTCGGGCGGGAACCGAGCGGCGTGATCCGGTCCTCGGCGGACCTCGACGGCGCCCCGGTGCTGAAGGCCACCTTCGCCGTCTTCGACCGCGACGCGGTCCCCACCCTGCTCGAGGCGATCTCGGACGCCGGGTTGCTCGCCGGCGCGGCCGGATCGCCACGCACCCCGGAGCTGCTCTACGTCAACGCCACCCACCCCGAGGCCGACAAGGGGCGGGCCCTGGTCCGTGCTGCCGCGCACCTCGGGGTCGCGATGAGCGACGTGGTCGCCATCGGCGACGAGGCCAACGACCTGTCGATGCTCGCGGTGGCGGGCACCGCGATCGCCATGGGGCAGGCCGCCGACGAGATCCGCGATGCTGCCCACCTGGTGGTGCCGGCGGTCGACGCCCACGGTGTGGCGGTCGCGCTCGATGCGTGCCTCGCCTGGCGCTGA
- the guaB gene encoding IMP dehydrogenase translates to MSGTEQIAEALSYDDVLLVPQASAVLPRDVSVSTTLHPSLRLRLPLLSAAMDKVTEAEMAIAMARQGGLGVVHKNASVAEQAAMVEAVKRSESGFILDPVTLRRDDPVARAFELMSTYRVSGFPVVDGDCRLVGIVTNRDLRIGADPDRPVSDYMTSEGLITAAPGTTLDSARDLMQQHRKEKLPIVDAEGRLTGMFTFKDIEKVRTYPNAAKDARGRLLCAAAVGVGPEGEDRAEALVEAGVDLLAIDSAHGHSAGILEFAAKLKDRHPDTPLMLGNVVTAEAVRACADHGADVVKVGVGPGSICTTRVVTGVGMPQFSAVADCARAGQEVGVATIADGGIRFSGDIVKALAAGATAVMVGNILAGTDESPGEPVLVGGRRYKEYRGMGSLDAMRAGSADRYFQNEKLAGSGEEARQPSKLVPEGVSGLLPYRGAVSEVVAQLEGGLRSGMGYVGAATLPDLVSRARFVRQTGAGTRESHVHDVDVVHEAPNYSVPRSG, encoded by the coding sequence TCGGCCGCGATGGACAAGGTCACCGAGGCGGAGATGGCGATCGCCATGGCTCGCCAGGGCGGCCTCGGGGTCGTCCACAAGAACGCGTCCGTGGCCGAACAGGCGGCGATGGTCGAGGCGGTCAAGCGGTCCGAGTCCGGGTTCATCCTGGACCCGGTCACCCTCCGCCGCGACGACCCGGTCGCCCGGGCGTTCGAGCTGATGTCCACCTACCGGGTCTCGGGCTTCCCCGTCGTCGACGGTGATTGTCGGCTCGTGGGGATCGTCACCAACCGCGATCTGCGCATCGGCGCCGACCCCGACCGGCCGGTCAGCGACTACATGACCTCCGAGGGGCTGATCACCGCCGCGCCGGGCACCACCCTCGACAGCGCCCGCGACCTGATGCAGCAGCACCGCAAGGAGAAGCTGCCGATCGTCGATGCCGAGGGCCGGCTCACCGGCATGTTCACCTTCAAGGACATCGAGAAGGTCCGCACCTACCCGAACGCTGCCAAGGACGCCCGAGGCCGGCTGCTGTGCGCCGCGGCGGTGGGTGTCGGACCCGAGGGCGAGGATCGGGCCGAGGCCCTGGTCGAGGCCGGTGTCGACCTGCTGGCGATCGACTCCGCGCACGGCCACTCGGCGGGCATCCTCGAGTTCGCCGCCAAGCTCAAGGACCGCCACCCGGACACCCCGCTGATGCTCGGCAACGTGGTCACCGCCGAGGCGGTCCGCGCGTGCGCCGACCACGGCGCCGACGTGGTCAAGGTCGGGGTCGGACCCGGATCGATCTGCACCACCCGTGTGGTGACCGGTGTCGGGATGCCGCAGTTCAGCGCCGTGGCCGACTGTGCCCGCGCCGGGCAGGAGGTCGGCGTCGCCACCATCGCCGATGGTGGCATCCGGTTCTCCGGCGACATCGTCAAGGCCCTGGCGGCCGGGGCGACCGCCGTCATGGTGGGCAACATCCTGGCCGGGACCGACGAGTCGCCGGGCGAGCCCGTGCTGGTCGGTGGGCGGCGCTACAAGGAGTACCGGGGGATGGGCTCGCTCGACGCGATGCGCGCCGGGTCGGCCGACCGCTACTTCCAGAACGAGAAGCTCGCCGGCAGCGGCGAGGAAGCCCGCCAGCCCTCCAAGCTCGTTCCCGAGGGCGTCTCGGGTCTGCTGCCCTACCGGGGTGCGGTCAGCGAGGTGGTCGCCCAGCTCGAGGGCGGCCTGCGCTCGGGCATGGGGTACGTCGGCGCGGCGACGCTCCCGGACCTGGTCTCCCGTGCCCGGTTCGTGCGCCAGACCGGTGCGGGTACGCGCGAGAGCCACGTCCACGACGTGGACGTGGTCCACGAGGCGCCGAACTACTCGGTCCCGCGCTCGGGCTGA
- a CDS encoding DUF5522 domain-containing protein has product MDPVPRGRRVPLTERLDPRRTDHAAIVAAHEAAIQRDDDGYIDPSTGYFVFTAQTLWDRGDCCHSGCRHCPFEDGERAGLDGRPVPGQPERGTE; this is encoded by the coding sequence GTGGACCCGGTGCCGCGGGGCCGCCGGGTCCCGCTGACCGAGCGGCTCGACCCCCGCCGGACGGACCACGCGGCCATCGTCGCGGCGCACGAGGCAGCCATCCAGCGCGACGACGACGGGTACATCGACCCCTCGACGGGCTACTTCGTCTTCACCGCCCAGACGCTCTGGGACCGGGGCGACTGCTGCCACTCGGGCTGCCGCCACTGCCCGTTCGAGGACGGTGAGCGGGCCGGGCTGGACGGCCGGCCCGTGCCCGGTCAGCCCGAGCGCGGGACCGAGTAG
- a CDS encoding DUF3467 domain-containing protein: MSDQPTPEPARQQPQVQVVVPDEAKHGEYANFLVVSHSPHEFTLDFCQLLPAKEAGKVNAEVVSRVRIAPTMVGRVLNALNTNLSGYEDRFGSVKALG; encoded by the coding sequence GTGAGCGACCAGCCGACGCCCGAACCCGCCCGTCAGCAGCCGCAGGTCCAGGTGGTGGTGCCCGACGAGGCCAAGCACGGCGAGTACGCCAACTTCCTGGTCGTCTCGCACTCCCCGCACGAGTTCACGCTCGACTTCTGCCAGCTCCTGCCGGCCAAGGAGGCCGGCAAGGTCAACGCCGAGGTGGTGTCGCGGGTGCGCATCGCCCCGACCATGGTCGGGCGCGTCCTCAACGCCCTGAACACCAACCTGTCCGGGTACGAGGACCGCTTCGGCTCGGTCAAGGCCCTCGGATGA